One region of Sulfurisphaera ohwakuensis genomic DNA includes:
- a CDS encoding urease subunit gamma: protein MFLTPREQEKLLISWAAEVARRRRAKGLKLNYAEAMAIIVDYILEKAREGVKMEDIIKGAQELLTENDVMEYVPELLDLVQVEATFPDGTKLVTVRNPIKSSKRTLNTYVIQQGEIEVNGKEIELEVTNTGDRPIQVGSHFHFFEVNKALKFDREKAYGMRLSIPAGTAVRFEPGQTKIVKLRKIGGGGRVTGLNGLTEGSLEHNKEEAIKRAKERGFT, encoded by the coding sequence ATGTTTCTAACACCTAGGGAGCAAGAAAAATTGCTTATTTCATGGGCTGCAGAAGTTGCAAGAAGGAGAAGAGCTAAAGGATTAAAGCTAAACTATGCAGAAGCTATGGCAATTATAGTAGATTATATTTTAGAAAAAGCTAGAGAAGGAGTTAAAATGGAAGATATAATTAAAGGGGCACAAGAATTATTAACTGAAAACGATGTTATGGAATATGTACCGGAACTTCTTGATCTAGTCCAAGTAGAAGCAACATTTCCAGATGGTACAAAATTAGTTACAGTTAGAAATCCAATAAAAAGTAGCAAGAGAACATTAAATACTTATGTGATTCAACAAGGGGAAATAGAAGTTAATGGAAAAGAGATAGAATTAGAGGTAACTAATACTGGTGACAGACCTATCCAAGTAGGCTCACATTTTCACTTTTTTGAAGTAAATAAGGCTCTAAAATTTGATAGGGAAAAAGCTTATGGAATGAGATTGTCAATCCCAGCAGGGACAGCCGTAAGATTTGAGCCTGGGCAAACTAAAATTGTTAAGCTAAGAAAGATAGGAGGTGGAGGAAGGGTTACTGGATTAAACGGTTTAACAGAAGGTTCTCTAGAACATAATAAGGAAGAGGCTATTAAAAGAGCAAAGGAGAGGGGATTTACTTGA
- a CDS encoding molybdopterin oxidoreductase family protein gives MNSVKIIPEGFDEFKEIATKYVPERISKILNIDEKLIISIARRINETKTLFMWGMGVNQTPRGVDTGILISTLAILSGNIGKPGTGVLPLTGQHNSMGAREAGALAGMLPGLRYITNEKEVIEVEDYWGLPRYSIPRTFNTITEMYKLMEERKIRGLWIIGTNPIVSLPRSRRFKDLLSYVDLVVVQDAYFTETVNEADIVLPAASWLEREGIHTAGDRTVSYLPKLKEPIGESKPDWEIVRNIGIEMGFPLYYSSIEEIFNEFKGLTKGRIDDISSLTYKDLEKGYRWPNNQSVIIPKIFRTKGIHYELELEIDDNSIYIITGRTEIHWNTRSRSSRSWLLQRLGQDNYVFLSNDLCEKLRIISGEEIELKTREGSIKGIAKCSDRISGNVLFMPFHWGKANTIMDWQVDPISKEPAFKMLKAYISNKLLPN, from the coding sequence TTGAATAGTGTTAAAATTATTCCAGAGGGTTTTGACGAATTTAAAGAGATAGCAACCAAGTACGTCCCAGAAAGAATCTCTAAGATTTTAAACATAGACGAGAAACTGATAATTTCAATTGCTAGGAGAATTAATGAAACTAAAACGCTTTTTATGTGGGGAATGGGAGTAAATCAGACGCCTAGAGGTGTTGATACTGGCATCTTAATATCTACATTAGCTATTCTATCTGGCAATATAGGCAAACCAGGTACTGGAGTTTTACCACTGACTGGACAACATAATTCTATGGGTGCAAGAGAAGCTGGAGCATTAGCCGGAATGCTACCGGGTCTAAGATATATCACTAATGAGAAAGAAGTTATTGAAGTTGAAGATTATTGGGGTTTGCCAAGATATTCAATCCCAAGAACGTTTAACACGATTACAGAAATGTATAAGTTAATGGAAGAGAGAAAAATCCGTGGGCTATGGATAATAGGAACTAACCCAATAGTTTCTTTACCCCGATCAAGAAGATTTAAAGATTTACTCTCATACGTAGATTTAGTGGTAGTTCAAGATGCATATTTTACTGAGACAGTAAATGAAGCAGATATCGTTCTACCAGCTGCTAGCTGGTTAGAAAGAGAAGGTATACATACTGCAGGAGATAGAACAGTTAGCTATTTGCCAAAACTAAAAGAACCTATAGGAGAAAGTAAACCCGATTGGGAAATAGTAAGAAATATAGGGATAGAGATGGGATTTCCGCTTTACTATTCGTCAATTGAGGAAATATTTAATGAGTTTAAAGGTTTAACAAAAGGAAGAATTGATGATATATCAAGTTTAACTTATAAAGATCTTGAAAAAGGATATAGATGGCCAAATAATCAATCAGTAATTATACCTAAGATTTTTAGGACTAAAGGAATACATTATGAATTGGAATTGGAAATAGATGATAATTCAATATATATTATAACTGGAAGAACAGAGATACATTGGAATACTAGAAGTAGGTCTTCAAGGAGTTGGTTATTGCAAAGACTAGGACAGGATAATTATGTCTTTCTAAGCAATGATCTGTGCGAGAAGCTAAGGATAATATCTGGAGAAGAAATTGAGTTAAAAACAAGAGAAGGATCAATTAAAGGAATAGCAAAGTGTAGTGATAGAATTTCTGGAAATGTACTCTTTATGCCATTTCATTGGGGCAAGGCAAACACTATTATGGACTGGCAAGTAGATCCAATAAGTAAGGAACCCGCATTTAAAATGCTTAAAGCTTATATCTCAAATAAACTTTTACCAAACTAA
- the ureC gene encoding urease subunit alpha, translated as MRISRERYFELYGPTEGDKIRLGDTNLYITIEKDLIKKGDELVFGAGKTARDGLGLLPSVREEEAMDLIITNVVILDPLLGVIKGDIGVKDGLIVGIGHGGNPFTMDGVNFVLGSSTEIISGEGLIATPGFIDTHIHWVAPQQVFDALSAGFTTLIGGGTGPAEGTKATTVTPGSWNIKIVAEALDYFPLNFALTAKGSSSRITMEEVLRNGASGFKIHEDWGAMPRVIDETLTVADEYDVQVTIHTDTSNESGYLEDTLSAINGRTIHAYHVEGAGGGHAPDIIRICAEPNVLPSSTNPTKPYTIHTYEEHLEMLMAVHHLNPKVPEDIAYAESRIREETMMAEDYLHDLGAISMMSSDSQAMGRVGETGIRTFQLAHKMKELGLVQLSDNERVLRYLAKITINPAITHGISDYVGTLAPGHIADIVLWDPRFFPVKPYMVIKGGAIAWALMGDTNASIAYAQPVLYKPMFGYYSAKSVSFFFSATDGVENLSKIVRRRVLPVKNTRHLTKKDMKYNDVLPKIEVNPDTYEVKINGTVPKVPPSKSLPLTQLYFMY; from the coding sequence TTGAGAATAAGTAGAGAAAGATATTTTGAGCTATATGGACCAACTGAAGGAGACAAGATTAGGCTAGGGGATACAAATCTTTACATAACGATAGAGAAGGACTTAATTAAAAAAGGAGATGAACTGGTTTTCGGAGCCGGAAAAACTGCTAGAGATGGTTTAGGTTTATTGCCTAGCGTCAGAGAAGAGGAGGCGATGGATTTAATAATTACTAATGTAGTAATTCTCGACCCTTTATTAGGAGTTATAAAGGGAGATATTGGGGTCAAAGATGGCTTAATTGTTGGGATTGGTCATGGCGGTAATCCTTTTACAATGGATGGTGTAAATTTTGTTTTAGGTTCTTCAACTGAAATTATTTCTGGGGAAGGGTTAATTGCCACACCAGGTTTTATTGATACTCATATACACTGGGTTGCTCCACAGCAAGTTTTTGATGCTTTGTCGGCCGGATTTACAACACTAATTGGTGGTGGTACTGGACCAGCTGAAGGGACTAAGGCAACTACTGTAACTCCAGGGAGTTGGAATATTAAGATTGTTGCTGAAGCACTTGATTATTTCCCATTAAACTTTGCGTTAACAGCTAAAGGTTCATCCAGTAGGATTACTATGGAAGAAGTATTAAGAAATGGTGCGTCTGGTTTTAAGATTCATGAAGATTGGGGAGCTATGCCTAGAGTAATAGATGAAACCCTAACAGTTGCTGATGAATACGATGTTCAAGTAACAATACATACTGATACTTCGAATGAGAGTGGTTACTTAGAAGATACGCTCAGTGCTATTAATGGTAGAACAATTCACGCTTATCACGTAGAGGGTGCAGGAGGAGGGCATGCTCCAGATATTATTAGGATATGCGCAGAACCTAACGTTTTACCTTCATCAACAAATCCTACGAAACCTTATACAATACACACTTATGAGGAGCATTTGGAAATGTTAATGGCTGTACACCATTTAAATCCAAAGGTTCCTGAAGATATTGCTTACGCCGAATCGAGAATTAGGGAAGAGACAATGATGGCAGAAGATTATTTACACGATTTAGGAGCAATAAGCATGATGTCCTCAGATTCCCAAGCTATGGGAAGAGTTGGAGAAACTGGAATAAGAACTTTCCAACTTGCACATAAAATGAAAGAACTAGGATTAGTCCAACTAAGTGATAATGAAAGAGTACTAAGATATTTAGCTAAAATAACAATTAATCCAGCAATAACCCATGGAATTTCTGATTACGTAGGCACTTTAGCACCAGGACATATTGCTGATATTGTACTGTGGGATCCAAGATTCTTCCCAGTAAAGCCTTACATGGTTATTAAAGGTGGTGCAATTGCCTGGGCATTAATGGGGGATACAAATGCTTCAATTGCTTATGCACAACCCGTACTTTACAAACCAATGTTTGGATATTACTCTGCTAAAAGCGTCTCATTCTTCTTCTCTGCAACTGATGGAGTAGAGAACTTGTCGAAGATTGTAAGAAGAAGAGTCTTACCAGTCAAAAATACTAGGCATCTAACTAAAAAGGATATGAAATATAATGATGTTTTACCAAAGATTGAGGTTAATCCAGATACTTATGAAGTTAAAATTAATGGCACTGTACCAAAAGTTCCTCCTTCAAAATCATTGCCGCTAACTCAATTATATTTTATGTATTAG
- a CDS encoding molybdopterin oxidoreductase family protein: MSTICPYCGVGCKLKIKDNKIFPDNYITNKGMMCVKGATLLDTIDSGRILHPLQDMKEISWSKATEIISTKFRKFYKKDKNSLGIYIGAQIPTEDQYLAVKLGKGYIGTPNFDSNVRLCMASAAYALKYSFGDPSPTASYDEIERAETFFLVGVNPASSFPVLWNRIISSRKRNGGKIIVIDPILTDTASQADIYIKIKPGRDIILLIAVYIKSYAWKVFK; encoded by the coding sequence TTGAGTACCATATGTCCTTATTGTGGAGTTGGTTGTAAGTTAAAAATTAAGGATAATAAGATATTTCCAGATAATTATATAACTAATAAGGGAATGATGTGCGTTAAAGGAGCAACGCTATTAGATACAATAGATTCTGGCAGAATACTTCATCCTTTGCAAGATATGAAGGAAATATCCTGGAGTAAGGCCACTGAAATAATTTCAACAAAATTCAGAAAATTCTATAAAAAAGATAAAAATTCCTTAGGGATATACATTGGTGCACAAATACCTACTGAAGATCAGTATCTAGCTGTAAAATTAGGTAAGGGATATATAGGCACACCAAATTTTGATTCTAATGTTAGACTGTGTATGGCTAGTGCTGCTTATGCCTTAAAATATTCCTTTGGAGATCCATCACCTACAGCATCTTATGATGAAATAGAAAGAGCTGAAACATTCTTTCTTGTTGGTGTAAATCCAGCATCTTCTTTTCCAGTATTATGGAATAGAATAATTTCCTCAAGAAAGAGAAATGGTGGAAAAATAATAGTAATAGATCCTATACTTACGGATACTGCATCACAAGCTGATATTTACATTAAGATTAAGCCAGGTAGAGATATAATACTCCTAATAGCAGTTTACATAAAATCCTACGCTTGGAAGGTTTTTAAATAA
- a CDS encoding globin domain-containing protein, with the protein MQVGIRSETIKIVKSTLPILETKGEIITKRMYEILFTKYPETKDLFKNAPSNQHQKLANLIYLYAVNIENIAKIDKILDVVAKSHVKAGVKPEHYPLVGESLLQAIKEILNPPENVLKAWEEAYNNLANVLIEKEKRLYSQLDNSI; encoded by the coding sequence ATGCAAGTTGGAATAAGAAGTGAGACTATAAAAATAGTTAAAAGTACACTACCTATACTAGAAACTAAAGGAGAAATAATAACTAAAAGAATGTATGAAATACTTTTCACCAAATACCCAGAAACTAAGGACTTATTCAAAAATGCTCCATCCAATCAACACCAGAAATTAGCAAACCTAATTTATTTGTATGCTGTCAACATAGAAAATATAGCGAAGATTGATAAGATATTAGACGTAGTAGCTAAAAGTCATGTAAAAGCGGGTGTAAAACCAGAACACTATCCATTAGTTGGGGAATCGTTATTACAAGCAATAAAAGAAATACTAAACCCACCAGAAAATGTGTTAAAAGCCTGGGAAGAAGCTTATAATAATTTAGCAAATGTATTAATAGAAAAAGAAAAAAGATTATATAGCCAATTAGATAATTCAATCTAA
- a CDS encoding MFS transporter, whose product MNKGLVSGTLAFFSGFSAVALFGITVLKVEPILKLNLIESSWLVAIPLVTGAFLRIPFSLLVNKLGKWVLFIQLFIGLIGLIGIIFTLIDISTLPNSYDLLLLFGAIAGTGISTFSSGITYVSYFYPQRKQGTALGIFAGLGNTAPGIFTAILPLALAKLGLIYSYIAWAIFLGLTIILFVILSPCPSYLKYLKEIKREDKIKELLNVEGLDIIPLSSLKESIEESIKNLRVWALVLMYWTSFGGFEALTEWLPTYWKEFIHISPIEAGILTGVLYSLLTALIRVLGGWWSDIFSGERVTVISFLIMIIGSLTFVLAYSFLIAVIAEIIMALGMGIANGAIFKLVPKYANRAISGASGLVGGLGSAGGLLIPPIMGYIASMSNFSLAFTVFLFLGAISLFLSLKLLKIDRVREA is encoded by the coding sequence ATGAATAAAGGTTTAGTTTCTGGTACATTAGCTTTCTTTTCTGGATTCTCTGCAGTTGCACTCTTCGGCATAACTGTATTAAAGGTAGAACCTATTTTAAAATTAAATCTTATTGAAAGTTCTTGGCTAGTTGCAATACCTTTAGTAACTGGAGCTTTCTTAAGAATACCTTTTTCTCTTCTAGTAAATAAACTAGGTAAATGGGTCTTATTTATACAGTTATTTATTGGACTAATTGGACTTATAGGCATTATATTTACTTTAATCGATATTAGTACACTACCTAATTCATATGATTTGTTACTACTATTTGGTGCAATAGCTGGAACTGGGATTTCGACATTTTCAAGTGGTATAACATACGTTTCCTATTTTTATCCACAAAGAAAACAAGGAACAGCATTAGGTATATTCGCAGGTTTAGGTAACACTGCACCTGGAATATTTACGGCAATACTACCATTAGCCTTAGCAAAATTAGGACTTATATATTCATACATAGCGTGGGCCATATTTTTAGGATTAACGATAATACTTTTTGTAATTCTATCTCCATGCCCATCATATCTAAAGTATTTAAAGGAAATAAAAAGAGAAGATAAGATTAAAGAACTTCTAAATGTAGAAGGGCTAGATATAATACCCTTATCTTCATTAAAGGAATCCATAGAAGAAAGTATAAAAAATCTTAGAGTATGGGCTTTAGTCCTAATGTACTGGACTTCTTTTGGCGGATTTGAGGCATTAACCGAATGGTTACCTACGTATTGGAAAGAGTTCATACATATATCCCCAATAGAAGCTGGTATATTAACTGGAGTATTGTATTCTTTACTAACAGCACTAATAAGAGTTCTAGGTGGATGGTGGTCAGACATTTTTTCTGGAGAAAGAGTAACCGTTATATCATTTTTAATTATGATAATAGGGAGTTTAACATTCGTTTTAGCATATTCATTTTTAATTGCCGTAATTGCTGAAATAATTATGGCTCTTGGAATGGGCATAGCTAACGGAGCTATTTTCAAATTAGTGCCCAAATATGCAAATAGAGCTATTAGCGGCGCTTCTGGATTAGTAGGAGGTTTAGGATCTGCAGGAGGATTACTAATTCCCCCAATTATGGGATATATTGCAAGCATGTCTAATTTTTCATTAGCATTTACAGTTTTCTTATTTTTAGGTGCAATATCACTTTTCCTTTCATTAAAACTGTTAAAAATAGATAGGGTGAGAGAAGCTTGA
- a CDS encoding metallophosphoesterase family protein gives MGLFKRKQPEGIDKKSQLKILFTSDLHASDVAFRKFLNVGKMLKVDVMIIGGDLAGKALIPIIDLGNGKYEFEGAQVGREGLENITKQIKNNGNYYIIVDKKGYEDMLQDKKKVDEAFRTAIIERFKEWIQLAEERYKDVKIPIYFNLGNDDPMYMFDVVNEDSIFKPTEGFIIQFDNFEMISYGYVNPTPWNTYREKSEDEIYKELKSIMNKVKDPSKVILNTHAPPFGTNLDNAPLLDKNLKPVVKGGDILMTHVGSQSVRKIIEEYKPLLGIHGHIHESRAFDKVAGTLVLNPGSEYSSGIFHGVYIVVEGDKIKAHQFITG, from the coding sequence ATGGGGTTATTTAAGAGAAAACAACCAGAAGGTATTGATAAGAAAAGCCAGCTAAAAATCTTATTCACGAGCGATCTTCATGCTTCAGATGTGGCTTTTAGAAAGTTTTTAAATGTTGGTAAAATGTTAAAAGTTGATGTTATGATAATAGGTGGTGATTTAGCTGGAAAGGCATTAATTCCTATCATTGATTTGGGTAATGGAAAATATGAATTTGAAGGAGCACAAGTGGGTAGAGAGGGATTAGAAAATATCACAAAACAAATTAAGAACAATGGTAACTATTATATTATAGTTGATAAAAAAGGGTATGAGGATATGCTTCAAGATAAGAAGAAAGTTGATGAGGCATTTAGGACAGCGATAATCGAAAGATTTAAGGAGTGGATACAGCTGGCTGAAGAACGATATAAAGATGTTAAAATTCCAATATACTTTAATTTAGGTAATGATGACCCAATGTATATGTTTGATGTTGTTAATGAGGACTCAATATTTAAACCTACTGAAGGTTTTATAATTCAATTTGACAATTTTGAAATGATTTCTTATGGTTATGTTAATCCAACACCCTGGAATACTTATAGGGAAAAGAGTGAGGATGAGATATATAAAGAATTAAAAAGTATCATGAACAAGGTTAAAGATCCATCAAAAGTTATCTTAAATACTCATGCTCCTCCATTTGGTACGAACCTAGATAATGCTCCTTTATTGGATAAGAATCTTAAACCAGTTGTAAAAGGTGGTGACATACTGATGACCCATGTTGGCTCACAAAGTGTTAGAAAAATTATTGAAGAGTATAAACCACTTCTAGGAATTCATGGACATATCCATGAATCAAGAGCTTTTGATAAAGTAGCGGGAACATTAGTTTTAAATCCTGGTAGTGAATACTCATCTGGAATATTTCATGGTGTATACATAGTTGTAGAAGGAGATAAAATAAAAGCGCATCAATTTATTACTGGATAA
- a CDS encoding arginine deiminase family protein translates to MLVNVKAEYSPLKKVVVASPGGEKYKLTPKTIYELQYAEIPDPVELKAEHDEFIKKLKDNGVEVVNLRDEIKKLNRETLEKLVLQRSECKLNLDSLDREKLADILISGLSAQEARELGANLLLTESEEFCVKPLVNVMFTRDPGMVIGKTYIMGKMRWESRRDEPLVFKEILKPENVLEVRNGYFEGGDFFPLDGKLVMGFGTRSSGIGVSSVVPKLIELGEIDEAILVKLETPELHPNKGIGHLDTVFGIPSKDVIVYYKSLLDNMKVYIYKGKDIVRDQRPLREVLKDYLSKDLRVINIGNAEYFSEEREHWLLASNIIVIDKSKIIAYEHNRITNKLMEEAGIKVITFKGNEIIKEGGERSGPRCMTLPIEKN, encoded by the coding sequence ATGCTGGTTAATGTTAAAGCAGAATACAGCCCCCTCAAAAAAGTTGTTGTAGCATCTCCAGGGGGTGAAAAATACAAATTAACACCAAAAACAATATATGAACTACAATATGCTGAAATTCCAGATCCAGTGGAATTAAAGGCTGAACATGACGAATTTATAAAAAAACTTAAGGATAATGGAGTAGAAGTAGTAAATTTAAGGGATGAAATAAAGAAATTAAATAGAGAGACTTTAGAAAAATTAGTTTTACAGAGAAGTGAATGTAAATTAAACTTAGATAGCCTTGATAGGGAAAAACTAGCGGATATACTTATCTCTGGTTTATCCGCACAAGAAGCAAGAGAATTAGGTGCAAACTTACTATTAACTGAAAGCGAAGAATTCTGTGTCAAACCATTGGTTAACGTAATGTTTACGAGAGATCCAGGAATGGTTATAGGGAAAACTTATATTATGGGAAAGATGAGATGGGAATCGAGAAGAGATGAACCCTTAGTATTTAAGGAAATCTTAAAACCAGAAAACGTATTAGAAGTTAGGAACGGTTATTTTGAAGGCGGAGATTTCTTCCCTCTTGACGGAAAACTAGTAATGGGATTTGGGACAAGAAGCAGTGGAATAGGAGTAAGTTCTGTTGTACCTAAATTAATCGAATTGGGAGAAATTGATGAAGCAATACTTGTAAAACTTGAAACACCAGAATTACATCCAAACAAGGGAATAGGGCATTTAGATACTGTATTTGGAATACCCTCAAAAGATGTCATAGTCTATTATAAGTCATTGCTAGATAACATGAAAGTTTATATTTATAAAGGGAAGGACATAGTAAGGGATCAAAGACCTTTAAGGGAAGTACTTAAAGACTATCTATCTAAGGATTTAAGAGTAATTAACATAGGAAACGCTGAATATTTCTCTGAAGAAAGAGAGCATTGGTTACTGGCGAGTAATATAATAGTTATAGATAAAAGTAAGATAATAGCATATGAGCATAATAGAATTACTAATAAACTTATGGAAGAAGCTGGAATAAAAGTAATAACTTTTAAAGGAAATGAAATAATAAAGGAAGGAGGAGAAAGAAGCGGACCTAGATGCATGACTCTACCAATTGAAAAGAACTGA
- a CDS encoding nitrite/sulfite reductase yields the protein MKYSDKFKLLYPERFKGIYSSRGDNDLISIRIRQGKERDPSTWWYYQLETLGEISKRFGNGKVHFTTRGDIELYGIHLSDKEKVLKLLESVELDPRDSCGASVRNVLPCPSYLCPYAKIDATKAALDIAIFFRHNPEYEYPKLPKRIKISISACEKGCSAPVIMDVGIVARGENIFDVYIGGGIGDHDFEGVKLFEGVTLTEAKKISIAVANILKRENEKRGFKWVVQKYGIQKIKELIYEEMRKIEIEEVKTIPPKALNARIMVVRTKGSWLDWEDVIKVAEIAKKNFGFVSLFNTQTIFIPVKEIPKDAEIIEYPYLEKEVEACIGDDFCPPAIISTTQIAEDVLKIIGDKKIKIHISGCSHSCGRHQIADIGFVGVMRNGRKRLRIYVGGNNYKLGKVVGEIDLEHYPIVVEKLKELNVNDITKVKEVLEQIPTFTQVNENE from the coding sequence ATGAAATACTCTGATAAATTTAAGCTATTATACCCAGAAAGATTTAAAGGAATTTACAGCAGTAGAGGAGATAATGATTTAATCTCAATAAGGATAAGACAAGGAAAAGAAAGAGACCCTTCTACTTGGTGGTATTATCAGCTAGAAACTTTAGGAGAAATATCAAAAAGGTTTGGAAATGGTAAAGTTCATTTTACAACTAGAGGAGACATAGAGCTTTATGGTATTCACTTGAGCGATAAAGAGAAAGTGTTAAAACTACTTGAAAGTGTTGAATTAGACCCTAGGGACTCTTGTGGTGCATCTGTAAGGAATGTATTACCTTGTCCATCTTATTTATGCCCTTATGCAAAAATTGATGCCACTAAAGCTGCATTAGATATCGCAATTTTCTTTAGACATAATCCTGAGTATGAATATCCTAAACTACCTAAGAGGATAAAAATTTCCATTTCAGCTTGTGAGAAAGGTTGCTCTGCACCAGTAATTATGGATGTAGGTATAGTAGCTAGAGGGGAAAACATCTTTGATGTGTATATAGGTGGAGGAATAGGAGATCATGATTTTGAAGGAGTTAAATTATTTGAAGGAGTTACATTAACTGAAGCTAAAAAGATTTCAATAGCTGTAGCAAACATCCTAAAGAGAGAGAATGAGAAAAGAGGATTTAAATGGGTTGTACAAAAATATGGTATACAAAAAATAAAGGAGTTAATTTATGAAGAAATGAGAAAAATTGAAATCGAAGAAGTAAAGACTATACCCCCTAAGGCTCTTAATGCAAGAATTATGGTTGTTAGGACTAAAGGCAGTTGGTTAGATTGGGAAGATGTAATAAAAGTAGCTGAAATTGCAAAAAAGAACTTTGGTTTTGTTTCACTATTTAATACACAAACAATATTTATTCCAGTGAAGGAAATTCCTAAAGATGCTGAAATAATAGAGTATCCTTATTTAGAAAAAGAAGTAGAAGCATGTATTGGTGATGATTTTTGCCCACCAGCAATAATTTCTACTACGCAAATAGCTGAAGATGTTTTAAAAATAATTGGAGATAAGAAAATAAAAATTCACATTTCTGGTTGTTCTCATTCTTGTGGGAGACATCAAATAGCAGATATAGGTTTTGTAGGAGTTATGAGAAATGGAAGGAAAAGACTGAGAATTTACGTGGGCGGTAATAATTATAAATTGGGTAAAGTCGTAGGAGAGATAGATTTAGAACATTATCCTATTGTTGTAGAAAAATTGAAAGAACTCAATGTAAATGACATAACTAAGGTAAAAGAGGTACTTGAGCAAATACCGACTTTTACACAAGTGAATGAAAATGAATAA